One genomic window of Hydra vulgaris chromosome 03, alternate assembly HydraT2T_AEP includes the following:
- the LOC136078665 gene encoding uncharacterized protein LOC136078665 has translation MKKVTVFTDSVTVFHWVSDALTGKSRLRSKVTGEMLIRRRLSVLQQLIKEYNVSVEVKLIPSKDNLADALTRVRSRWLNKLTVPEWRNSCMGIVATKAESISDIHQRTGHFGVNRTLNFVRKAIPTATENDVRNVIKCCEPCQSIDPAPIRWEKGKLDVEGNWERLAMDITHYGTDKFLSLIDCGPSKYALWRQLSISYGSLAIVRILRLIFCERGAPSELLAVNEPTFKTKEIRSFLDSWGVQIRFRAAYYPEGNGIVERNHRTIKRIAERSKMSIPEALYWYNVSADKNGASPMDKIYSIPLV, from the coding sequence atgaagaaagtgACTGTTTTTACCGATTCCGTGACAGTATTCCACTGGGTTTCTGACGCCCTTACAGGAAAATCAAGGTTGAGATCAAAAGTGACGGGTGAAATGCTGATTCGAAGAAGACTGAGCGTGTTGCAACAGCTAATTAAAGAATACAATGTTAGCGTTGAGGTAAAACTCATTCCTTCTAAAGATAATTTGGCTGACGCATTAACAAGAGTTCGCAGCAGATGGCTCAACAAACTGACTGTGCCAGAGTGGCGGAATAGTTGTATGGGAATCGTAGCTACGAAGGCTGAATCTATTTCCGATATACACCAAAGAACTGGACATTTCGGAGTGAATCGAACGTTAAACTTTGTTCGTAAAGCAATTCCGACTGCTACTGAAAACGATGTTCGAAATGTGATAAAATGTTGCGAACCATGTCAGTCAATAGATCCAGCGCCAATACGGTGGGAAAAAGGGAAATTGGATGTTGAAGGAAACTGGGAGAGATTGGCCATGGACATCACGCATTATGGCACTGACAAGTTTTTGAGTCTTATTGATTGCGGACCTTCAAAATACGCGCTGTGGCGACAATTATCAATTTCATACGGAAGTCTTGCCATAGTCCGAATACTCCGTCTTATTTTTTGTGAACGTGGAGCACCGTCTGAATTATTGGCTGTCAATGAACCGacatttaaaactaaagagATAAGGAGTTTCCTTGATAGTTGGGGAGTACAAATTAGATTTAGAGCCGCTTATTATCCTGAAGGAAATGGAATTGTAGAAAGAAACCACCGTACGATCAAGAGAATAGCAGAACGATCGAAAATGTCGATACCGGAAGCACTATATTGGTACAATGTCTCAGCCGACAAAAATGGTGCAAGTCCGATGGACAAAATATACAGTATACCATTGGTGTGA
- the LOC136077730 gene encoding uncharacterized protein LOC136077730, which translates to MFYGLPIKEYRCIPFEMVTINKISIPQRWHKSSMAGIDWMNNFRKRHPDLSLRPPEGCFLSRATSFNAHNANIFFDKLKELFARSPAFANGTRIFNLDETGTITVQNPQKVLAKKGVKSVCKVTSAERGTLVTTCIIISASGQYLPPVIIFPRVRFKEHMLSGAPSGYLGLACKTG; encoded by the exons ATGTTCTATGGTCTTCCAATTAAAGAATATCGGTGTATACCTTTTGAGATGGTaaccattaataaaattagtattccACAGAGGTGGCACAAAAGCTCAATGGCAGGTATTGATTGGATGAATAATTTTAGAAAGCGACATCCAGATTTGTCTCTCAGACCACCTGAAGGATGTTTTCTCTCTAGGGCAACATCATTTAATGCCCataatgcaaatatattttttgataaattaaaagaactttttgctAGATCACCAGCATTTGCAAATGGAACTCGGATTTTTAACCTTGATGAAACTGGAACTATTACCGTGCAGAACCCACAAAAG GTTCTTGCAAAGAAAGGTGTGAAGAGTGTCTGCAAAGTCACAAGTGCTGAAAGAGGAACCCTTGTCACAACTTGTATAATAATCAGTGCTTCTGGACAATATCTTCCACCAGTAATTATTTTTCCAAGAGTGCGTTTCAAGGAGCATATGTTGTCAGGAGCTCCTTCTGGATATCTCGGACTCGCATGTAAAACAGGCTAG